From Heliomicrobium modesticaldum Ice1, a single genomic window includes:
- the rlmB gene encoding 23S rRNA (guanosine(2251)-2'-O)-methyltransferase RlmB, whose amino-acid sequence MKRDRQIPSREKPLRKGPKENRGGRDFRKGPSGGERGDRHDFREGAGGPEARRFGKPNEPSDHREGRESAKLRDRRNRRIAVERPEPEEREDLLAGRQPVMEALKSGRAINKLVVAKGAREGSIREILGMARDRGIPITELERTVLDREVRHHQGIIAHVAPVAYVEVEEILEKAKAKGEPPFVLLLDGLEDPHNIGALLRTAEGAGAHGVIIPKRRGGAITSTVAKASAGAVEYVPIARVTNLVQTVGQLKKAGLWIIGSAMDAPRPYFRQDFRGPVGLIVGSEGKGISPLLREHCDHLVSIPMGGKVDSLNASVAGALLMYERVRQLQEGVKAPQ is encoded by the coding sequence ATGAAGAGGGATAGACAAATTCCTTCCCGTGAAAAGCCCCTTCGGAAAGGGCCGAAAGAAAACCGGGGGGGGCGCGACTTTCGCAAAGGTCCATCTGGCGGTGAAAGAGGCGACCGCCACGACTTCCGCGAGGGAGCTGGCGGACCGGAAGCGCGTCGCTTCGGCAAGCCCAACGAGCCGAGCGATCATCGTGAAGGTCGCGAATCGGCAAAACTGCGTGACCGTCGCAACCGACGCATCGCCGTGGAAAGACCCGAGCCTGAGGAACGGGAGGACCTGCTGGCGGGCAGGCAGCCGGTCATGGAAGCGCTCAAATCGGGCCGCGCCATCAACAAGCTCGTCGTCGCCAAAGGCGCCCGGGAGGGCTCCATCCGGGAGATCCTGGGCATGGCCCGCGATAGAGGCATCCCCATCACCGAACTGGAGCGGACAGTCCTCGACCGGGAGGTGCGCCACCACCAGGGCATCATCGCCCATGTGGCGCCCGTTGCCTATGTCGAGGTGGAGGAGATCCTGGAAAAAGCGAAAGCCAAAGGGGAGCCGCCCTTTGTCCTGCTCCTGGACGGACTGGAGGACCCCCATAACATCGGCGCCCTCTTGCGTACGGCCGAAGGCGCCGGCGCCCATGGCGTCATCATCCCCAAACGGCGCGGCGGGGCGATCACCAGCACTGTCGCCAAAGCATCAGCCGGCGCCGTCGAATACGTGCCTATCGCCCGGGTGACCAACCTCGTCCAGACGGTAGGTCAACTGAAAAAAGCGGGGCTTTGGATCATCGGCAGCGCCATGGACGCGCCTCGACCCTATTTTCGCCAGGACTTCAGGGGCCCCGTGGGGTTGATCGTCGGCAGCGAGGGCAAAGGAATCAGCCCGTTGCTGCGGGAACACTGTGACCACCTCGTCTCGATCCCCATGGGGGGCAAGGTCGACTCGCTCAACGCCTCTGTCGCCGGCGCACTGCTCATGTATGAGCGCGTCCGCCAGCTTCAGGAAGGCGTAAAGGCGCCCCAATAA